Proteins encoded together in one Mercenaria mercenaria strain notata chromosome 18, MADL_Memer_1, whole genome shotgun sequence window:
- the LOC123555858 gene encoding uncharacterized protein LOC123555858 has translation MIKTMADKHTDNALDVNIDKLWTYTCKDLKDILRNLGQPVSGNKDILVARVYSASLTGKVNESQPVECGSETQHKECDALSVLRTSQTNEITYNDIMLTTSGRVWSNDLRDLPNFTFDKLFTYLVERTNKYGASEMKGVSYKKMKSYQFFVEGHVTSYEIAKSNGLSWVRCKVIASMKQEKYKVIVVFEDDDVKFAACECPAGLGINGNGKCNHVGGLLFAIEDFTAKGKQDGPVKMSSTSRLNEWIVPRNLPIQAKSLSEMKIRKFKYGKSSKEKPTVNDFDPRAPQDRVLDTFALQQLHRKLQDCASSSGFFLYHDDPESMSIPEADYYDTIDGECLGLDVSINSTFTDFEETIKESENPGLSLTQPKCKISVNPQISDQEQIDDKFIRSYVEEVIENEKISDEEIQDVEKRTIDQANSDEWMEWHKHKITASNFGKVFKCRVPESAIKQLLYTNASSYTLQYGKDNEQNAVKAYMNMKAKNGTPVKVEDAGLVLSKDRPGLGASLDGRVTDESVDDSCGGLECKCPISQKGKTAIVACSDKNFYLQDVNGQIALKRNHNYYIQIQGQMFCTGLKWVDFVVWFGDDQDIFCERIYFNEKQWYSEYLPVLDLFYKWVFVPELLTRRLERGLSLITPEQWKNLKYSDEEVESD, from the exons ATGATTAAAACAATGGCGGATAAGCATACAGATAACGCGTTAGATGTCAATATTGATAAATTATGGACTTACACATGTAAAgatttgaaagatattttgcGGAATCTTGGACAACCGGTGTCAGGAAATAAGGACATACTTGTAGCTCGTGTTTATAGTGCTTCATTAACGGGAAAAGTGAATGAAAGTCAGCCGGTTGAATGCGGAAGTGAAACACAACACAAAGAATGCGATGCGTTGAGTGTTCTTCGTACAAGTCAAACCAATGAAATAACTTATAATGACATAATGCTTACAACTAGCGGTCGAGTATGGTCGAATGATTTACGTGATTTACCAAACTTTACATTTGATAAGTTATTCACATACTTGGTGGAACGTACCAACAAATATGGTGCCAGTGAGATGAAAGGTGTAtcatacaaaaaaatgaaatcctACCAGTTCTTTGTGGAAGGTCATGTTACTTCTTATGAGATTGCTAAGAGCAATGGACTTTCCTGGGTCAGGTGTAAGGTGATTGCTTCCATGAAACAAGAGAAGTACAAGGTGATAGTTGTATTTGAAGATGATGATGTGAAGTTTGCAGCATGTGAATGCCCAGCAGG GCTTGGAATCAACGGAAATGGCAAATGTAACCATGTGGGTGGGCTGCTTTTTGCAATTGAAGACTTCACGGCCAAAGGGAAGCAAGACGGACCGGTAAAGATGTCAAGTACGTCCAGGTTGAATGAATGGATTGTTCCACGCAATCTGCCTATACAGGCAAAGTCTTTGTcagaaatgaaaataaggaaatttAAATATGGAAAGTCTTCCAAGGAGAAACCAACTGTGAATGACTTTGATCCACGTGCTCCACAAGACCGCGTTCTAGATACTTTCGCCCTGCAGCAGCTACACCGTAAATTGCAAGATTGTGCTTCAAGCTCTGGGTTTTTCCTTTACCACGATGACCCAGAATCTATGTCAATTCCTGAAGCAGACTATTACGACACGATTGATGGCGAGTGTTTAGGACTGGATGTGTCTATTAATTCCACATTTACAGATTTTGAAGAGACTATTAAGGAATccgaaaatcctggtttaagtctAACACAACCTAAGTGTAAAATTAGTGTTAACCCTCAAATCAGTGATCAGGAACAGATTGATGATAAATTTATTAGGTCATATGTTGAAGAAgtgattgaaaatgaaaaaattagtGATGAAGAAATACAGGATGTAGAGAAAAGGACTATTGATCAGGCTAACAGTGATGAGTGGATGGAGTGgcacaaacataaaattaccgcATCCAATTTTGGTAAGGTGTTTAAATGTAGAGTCCCTGAAAGTGCCATTAAACAGTTATTGTACACAAATGCTAGTAGTTATACACTGCAGTATGGAAAGGATAATGAACAAAATGCTGTAAAGGCTTATATGAACATGAAAGCAAAAAATGGCACACCGGTTAAAGTTGAGGATGCTGGTCTCGTTCTTTCGAAGGATAGGCCGGGATTAGGCGCTAGCTTAGACGGCCGAGTTACTGATGAATCAGTCGATGATTCCTGTGGTGGACTGGAGTGCAAGTGCCCTATCAGTCAGAAGGGAAAGACTGCCATTGTCGCTTGCTCTgacaaaaacttttatttacagGATGTTAACGGTCAAATTGCTTTAAAGAGAAATCATAATTATTACAtacaaattcaaggtcaaatgttttgcACAGGACTGAAATGGGTTGATTTCGTTGTGTGGTTTGGGGACGACCAAGATATATTTTGTGAACGTATTTATTTTAACGAAAAACAATGGTATTCCGAGTATTTACCAGTACTAGATTTGTTTTATAAGTGGGTGTTTGTGCCAGAACTCTTGACTAGACGGTTGGAAAGAGGCTTGTCTTTAATAACTCCTGAGCAGTGGAAAAACTTAAAATACTCAGATGAGGAAGTGGAAAGTGACTAA
- the LOC123554226 gene encoding uncharacterized protein LOC123554226 isoform X2, with protein MTEPQRPNSSRGRQCAVYGCYNFQLLADGSKSDIHFFSVPQSVLVDKRKRDRWCCLIKRQHGRDGFEMSKNTRICHQHFLKDQIKVSLVNKIWTLKQGVEPCAFSWNKAPVGQRKAPTQRIPLSTLSMDSENLTEPGDGIDDEKPNRGKEMVTSHCTQTEVSTKEMGTQTSWEHVYENKLKDEHCYSFYKFEDAVKDIGSNDTLRHQIETLEEDLKKAKTKISELKAMINFFEENRFSIEKIRHDNDAMSFYTGFQNYGVFIAVYEYLENKAARLQYWRGQSEQTDNKQYQIQGGKPGKKRKLSLKDEFFMVLIRLKVGLFVKDIADRFEISVSQFSKIFTTWINFLHHELPLLFPFPSQEKIRQNMPDSFKQYPTTRIILDCTEVFVEIPSSMTSQSQTWSNYKHHNTFKVLVGVSPNGTVTFVSDLWGGRVSDKEITKRSGVLDLLDSGDNVMADKGFDIGDILPKGVTLNIPPFKLNKQLSSAEVEETIKIATVRIHVEREIGRIKNYHILDGVLPLSLSHIAGQIFKVISYLTCFLPPLVEPGSAVSKECDSD; from the exons ATGACTGAGCCACAAAGACCCAACAGCTCAAGAGGACGGCAGTGTGCAGTATATGGATGTTATAATTTCCAGTTACTTGCTGATGGTTCTAAGTCGGATATTCATTTTTTCTCAGTTCCCCAATCTGTGTTGGTAGACAAACGTAAAAGGGACAGGTGGTGTTGTCTGATTAAACGTCAACATGGTCGTGATGGATTTGAAATGTCAAAAAACACTAGAATTTGTCATCAGCACTTTCTGAAAGATCAGATTAAGGTATCGCTTGTCAATAAGATATGGACTCTTAAACAAGGTGTAGAACCATGTGCATTCAGTTGGAACAAAGCCCCAGTTGGTCAAAGAAAAGCACCCACACAAAGGATTCCACTAAGTACACTCAGTATGGATTCCGAGAACCTGACAGAACCTGGTGACGGGATTGATGATGAGAAGCCAAACCGAGGCAAAGAAATG gtGACCAGCCATTGTACGCAGACAGAGGTTTCCACGAAGGAAATGGGCACACAGACGTCCTGGGagcatgtttatgaaaataaacttAAAGATGAACATTGTTACAGTTTCTATAAATTTGAAGATGCTGTGAAGGACATCGGTTCAAATGACACTTTAAGGCATCAGATTGAGACACTAGAAGAAGATCTTAAGAAGGCAAAAACCAAAATTTCAGAACTTAAGGCAATGataaatttttttgaagaaaacagATTCAGCATTGAAAAGATTAGACATGACAATGATGCCATGTCTTTTTATACTGGCTTTCAAAATTATGGTGTTTTTATAGCAGTTTATGAATATCTTGAAAATAAAGCAGCCCGTCTCCAATATTGGAGAGGGCAGAGTGAACAGACTGACAACAAACAGTACCAGATTCAAGGGGGAAAGCCAGGCAAGAAGAGGAAACTATCATTAAAAGATGAATTTTTCATGGTTTTGATTAGACTCAAAGTTGGACTTTTTGTGAAAGATATTGCTGATAGATTTGAAATTTCAGTATCtcagttttcaaagattttcactACTTGGATAAATTTCTTACATCATGAGCTACCTTTACTGTTTCCATTTCCATCACAGGAAAAGATTAGACAAAATATGCCAGATTCATTTAAGCAATATCCTACAACAAGGATCATTTTAGACTGTACAGAGGTGTTTGTAGAAATCCCTAGTTCCATGACAAGTCAGTCTCAAACATGGTCAAATTACAAGCACCACAACACATTTAAGGTGTTAGTTGGCGTCTCGCCTAACGGCACTGTGACTTTCGTCTCAGATTTGTGGGGAGGTAGGGTGTCAGATAAGGAAATCACAAAACGTAGCGGGGTGTTAGATTTGCTAGATAGTGGTGATAATGTAATGGCAGATAAAGGTTTTGACATTGGTGATATACTTCCAAAGGGAGTGACACTTAACATACCGCCATTCAAACTAAATAAACAGCTATCCTCGGCGGAAGtagaagaaacaattaaaattgcTACAGTAAGAATACATGTAGAAAGAGAGATTGGTAGGATAAAGAACTATCATATATTGGATGGTGTTTTACCCTTAAGTTTGTCACATATTGCTGGTCAGATATTTAAGGTCATTTCTTACTTGACATGCTTTCTGCCGCCTTTAGTAGAGCCAGGTAGTGCAGTTTCAAAGGAATGTGATTCTGATTGA
- the LOC123554226 gene encoding uncharacterized protein LOC123554226 isoform X1: MKWFRFVVLKMTEPQRPNSSRGRQCAVYGCYNFQLLADGSKSDIHFFSVPQSVLVDKRKRDRWCCLIKRQHGRDGFEMSKNTRICHQHFLKDQIKVSLVNKIWTLKQGVEPCAFSWNKAPVGQRKAPTQRIPLSTLSMDSENLTEPGDGIDDEKPNRGKEMVTSHCTQTEVSTKEMGTQTSWEHVYENKLKDEHCYSFYKFEDAVKDIGSNDTLRHQIETLEEDLKKAKTKISELKAMINFFEENRFSIEKIRHDNDAMSFYTGFQNYGVFIAVYEYLENKAARLQYWRGQSEQTDNKQYQIQGGKPGKKRKLSLKDEFFMVLIRLKVGLFVKDIADRFEISVSQFSKIFTTWINFLHHELPLLFPFPSQEKIRQNMPDSFKQYPTTRIILDCTEVFVEIPSSMTSQSQTWSNYKHHNTFKVLVGVSPNGTVTFVSDLWGGRVSDKEITKRSGVLDLLDSGDNVMADKGFDIGDILPKGVTLNIPPFKLNKQLSSAEVEETIKIATVRIHVEREIGRIKNYHILDGVLPLSLSHIAGQIFKVISYLTCFLPPLVEPGSAVSKECDSD; encoded by the exons ATGAAATGGTTCAGATTTGT AGTGCTGAAAATGACTGAGCCACAAAGACCCAACAGCTCAAGAGGACGGCAGTGTGCAGTATATGGATGTTATAATTTCCAGTTACTTGCTGATGGTTCTAAGTCGGATATTCATTTTTTCTCAGTTCCCCAATCTGTGTTGGTAGACAAACGTAAAAGGGACAGGTGGTGTTGTCTGATTAAACGTCAACATGGTCGTGATGGATTTGAAATGTCAAAAAACACTAGAATTTGTCATCAGCACTTTCTGAAAGATCAGATTAAGGTATCGCTTGTCAATAAGATATGGACTCTTAAACAAGGTGTAGAACCATGTGCATTCAGTTGGAACAAAGCCCCAGTTGGTCAAAGAAAAGCACCCACACAAAGGATTCCACTAAGTACACTCAGTATGGATTCCGAGAACCTGACAGAACCTGGTGACGGGATTGATGATGAGAAGCCAAACCGAGGCAAAGAAATG gtGACCAGCCATTGTACGCAGACAGAGGTTTCCACGAAGGAAATGGGCACACAGACGTCCTGGGagcatgtttatgaaaataaacttAAAGATGAACATTGTTACAGTTTCTATAAATTTGAAGATGCTGTGAAGGACATCGGTTCAAATGACACTTTAAGGCATCAGATTGAGACACTAGAAGAAGATCTTAAGAAGGCAAAAACCAAAATTTCAGAACTTAAGGCAATGataaatttttttgaagaaaacagATTCAGCATTGAAAAGATTAGACATGACAATGATGCCATGTCTTTTTATACTGGCTTTCAAAATTATGGTGTTTTTATAGCAGTTTATGAATATCTTGAAAATAAAGCAGCCCGTCTCCAATATTGGAGAGGGCAGAGTGAACAGACTGACAACAAACAGTACCAGATTCAAGGGGGAAAGCCAGGCAAGAAGAGGAAACTATCATTAAAAGATGAATTTTTCATGGTTTTGATTAGACTCAAAGTTGGACTTTTTGTGAAAGATATTGCTGATAGATTTGAAATTTCAGTATCtcagttttcaaagattttcactACTTGGATAAATTTCTTACATCATGAGCTACCTTTACTGTTTCCATTTCCATCACAGGAAAAGATTAGACAAAATATGCCAGATTCATTTAAGCAATATCCTACAACAAGGATCATTTTAGACTGTACAGAGGTGTTTGTAGAAATCCCTAGTTCCATGACAAGTCAGTCTCAAACATGGTCAAATTACAAGCACCACAACACATTTAAGGTGTTAGTTGGCGTCTCGCCTAACGGCACTGTGACTTTCGTCTCAGATTTGTGGGGAGGTAGGGTGTCAGATAAGGAAATCACAAAACGTAGCGGGGTGTTAGATTTGCTAGATAGTGGTGATAATGTAATGGCAGATAAAGGTTTTGACATTGGTGATATACTTCCAAAGGGAGTGACACTTAACATACCGCCATTCAAACTAAATAAACAGCTATCCTCGGCGGAAGtagaagaaacaattaaaattgcTACAGTAAGAATACATGTAGAAAGAGAGATTGGTAGGATAAAGAACTATCATATATTGGATGGTGTTTTACCCTTAAGTTTGTCACATATTGCTGGTCAGATATTTAAGGTCATTTCTTACTTGACATGCTTTCTGCCGCCTTTAGTAGAGCCAGGTAGTGCAGTTTCAAAGGAATGTGATTCTGATTGA